The proteins below come from a single Sporolituus thermophilus DSM 23256 genomic window:
- the rbr gene encoding rubrerythrin, translating into MKSLKGTKTAENLLKAFAGESQARNRYTYYASVADKEGYKQIKNIFIETAENEKEHAKRFYKFLLEGFQGELPTMIEINAAYPVAQGTTLDNLKAAASGENEEWADLYPAFAKTAEEEGYPEIAAAFKMIASAEKRHETRFNKLAANIENGKVFKRDEKVLWKCGNCGYVHEGTEAPEICPACVHPRAYFELFVETY; encoded by the coding sequence ATGAAGAGCCTCAAAGGGACCAAAACCGCCGAAAATCTTTTAAAGGCATTTGCCGGGGAGTCGCAGGCCCGCAACCGTTATACCTACTATGCCTCGGTGGCCGATAAGGAAGGTTATAAGCAGATTAAAAATATATTTATTGAAACAGCCGAGAATGAAAAAGAGCACGCCAAAAGGTTTTATAAGTTTCTACTCGAGGGTTTCCAAGGCGAACTGCCAACGATGATAGAAATTAATGCTGCTTACCCAGTTGCACAGGGAACCACCCTTGATAATCTGAAGGCAGCGGCAAGCGGTGAAAATGAGGAGTGGGCCGACCTTTATCCAGCATTTGCCAAGACCGCCGAAGAGGAAGGTTATCCGGAAATTGCTGCAGCCTTTAAAATGATTGCTTCCGCTGAAAAAAGGCATGAAACGAGATTTAACAAACTAGCCGCCAATATCGAAAATGGCAAGGTTTTCAAAAGAGATGAAAAGGTCTTGTGGAAATGCGGCAATTGCGGCTATGTCCACGAAGGGACAGAGGCGCCCGAAATATGTCCGGCCTGTGTTCATCCCCGAGCATATTTTGAACTGTTTGTAGAAACCTACTAA
- a CDS encoding protein-export chaperone SecB, whose protein sequence is MDKQSSCILKFHDYIIRKMSFQVHPTYFTPDPDQASLATSVRHDVSIDEKNQQASVTLELSIGLPNEEKPNPPFTIHVVLEGFFSYHADGNVTPTFDRVCNVNATAILFPYLRSIVTDITKIANVNPPLIIPPVNINKLLKHDDKTAG, encoded by the coding sequence ATGGACAAGCAGTCTTCTTGTATTTTAAAATTTCATGATTATATCATTCGCAAAATGAGTTTTCAAGTTCATCCAACATATTTCACGCCCGATCCAGACCAAGCATCTCTTGCCACTAGCGTTCGACATGATGTTAGTATCGATGAAAAAAACCAACAGGCATCGGTTACTCTTGAATTAAGTATTGGTTTACCAAACGAAGAAAAACCAAACCCGCCATTCACTATTCATGTAGTTTTGGAAGGCTTCTTTTCCTATCACGCAGACGGAAATGTAACACCTACCTTTGACCGTGTTTGTAACGTTAACGCTACTGCAATATTGTTCCCTTACTTACGAAGTATTGTAACAGATATAACAAAAATTGCTAATGTCAACCCACCATTAATAATACCTCCAGTTAATATTAACAAACTATTAAAACATGATGACAAAACCGCCGGTTGA
- a CDS encoding acyl-CoA dehydratase activase-related protein, with protein MGKQREQARMKGLMAMRIGIPRALLYYQYGSLWERFLSELGAEVIVTGETTKATLDYGSALDEVCLPVKVYFGHVYELCRQGVDVLFTPRLVSVAAGQYTCPKIIGMPDLLRSNLPNLPPLIDFSVSLRRGVHSLYQAITGVGRLLGKGSLPTLAAWYRAWRHTRLNVPAATLPAAARRVGLIAHPYLIHDRQISMRVVERLQRLGVTVVTAETVTSCRAAAAAKTLGKKIFWSSSAHMAGAALSLMHEAPPVDGIIFMSSFACGPDALIGELISQRAYHRGVPCMLLTLDEHTAEAGFVTRLEAFTDMLLRRNQS; from the coding sequence ATGGGCAAACAGCGTGAACAAGCAAGGATGAAAGGACTGATGGCCATGCGCATTGGCATCCCGCGCGCCCTGCTCTACTACCAGTACGGCAGCCTGTGGGAGCGCTTTTTGAGCGAACTGGGGGCCGAGGTAATCGTTACCGGCGAGACCACCAAAGCCACCCTTGATTACGGCAGCGCCCTTGATGAGGTATGCCTACCGGTTAAAGTATATTTCGGCCACGTCTACGAGCTGTGCCGCCAGGGCGTCGACGTCCTGTTTACCCCCAGGCTGGTGAGCGTGGCCGCCGGCCAATATACCTGCCCCAAAATCATCGGTATGCCCGACCTGTTACGCAGTAACCTGCCCAACCTTCCGCCGCTCATTGACTTTTCGGTCAGTCTGCGGCGCGGCGTCCACAGCCTGTATCAAGCCATTACCGGCGTAGGCCGCCTGCTGGGCAAGGGTTCGCTGCCAACCCTCGCCGCCTGGTACCGGGCCTGGCGGCATACCCGCCTCAACGTTCCCGCTGCTACCCTGCCGGCTGCGGCGCGACGCGTCGGCCTCATCGCCCATCCCTACCTCATCCATGACCGGCAAATCAGTATGCGCGTGGTGGAACGGCTCCAGCGCCTGGGCGTGACGGTTGTCACCGCAGAAACGGTCACTTCCTGCCGGGCGGCGGCCGCCGCCAAAACGCTGGGCAAAAAGATTTTTTGGTCAAGCAGCGCCCATATGGCCGGCGCCGCGCTTAGCCTGATGCACGAGGCGCCACCGGTGGACGGCATCATTTTCATGAGCTCCTTTGCCTGCGGCCCCGACGCTTTAATCGGCGAGCTCATCAGCCAGCGGGCCTACCACCGGGGCGTCCCCTGCATGCTGCTTACCCTGGACGAGCACACGGCCGAAGCGGGCTTTGTCACCCGGCTGGAGGCGTTTACCGATATGCTGCTACGGAGGAACCAGTCATGA
- a CDS encoding acyl-CoA dehydratase activase: protein MPVNAYLGIDVGSVSTNIAVLNEAGEVMDTLYIRTQGRPIDAVQRGLREIYARRPDLKVKGVGATGSGRHLAGVVVGADIIKNEITAHAVAAMHIVPEVQTVLEIGGQDSKIIIIRNGVVTDFAMNTVCAAGTGSFLDQQAARLSIPIEEFGDIALSSHTPVRIAGRCAVFAESDMIHKQQTGHLMSDILNGLCQALVRNYLNNVGKGKQILGPVLFQGGVAANKGMKRAFEEALGLEVIVPPHFGVMGAIGAALLAREHMTDNKNTAFRGFGVADFVYQPRSFECGGCPNLCEVIEIGLNGQVVARWGDQCGKWANSVNKQG, encoded by the coding sequence ATGCCAGTGAACGCCTATCTTGGAATTGACGTTGGTTCGGTCAGTACCAATATTGCCGTTCTTAACGAAGCGGGCGAGGTGATGGACACGCTGTACATCCGCACGCAGGGCCGGCCGATTGACGCCGTCCAGCGGGGGCTGCGCGAGATTTACGCGCGGCGGCCCGACCTGAAGGTAAAAGGGGTCGGCGCGACCGGCAGCGGCCGCCACCTTGCCGGTGTGGTCGTGGGGGCCGACATCATCAAAAATGAAATCACCGCGCACGCCGTCGCCGCCATGCACATCGTTCCGGAGGTGCAGACCGTCCTGGAAATCGGCGGCCAGGACTCGAAAATTATTATTATCCGCAACGGGGTGGTTACCGATTTCGCCATGAATACAGTCTGCGCGGCCGGTACCGGCTCGTTTCTTGATCAGCAGGCCGCGCGGCTCAGCATCCCCATCGAAGAATTTGGCGACATCGCCCTTTCGTCCCATACGCCGGTGCGCATCGCCGGCCGCTGCGCCGTGTTCGCCGAGTCGGACATGATTCACAAACAGCAGACCGGGCACCTCATGAGCGATATCTTAAACGGCCTGTGCCAGGCGTTGGTGCGCAACTACTTAAACAATGTCGGCAAAGGCAAGCAAATTCTCGGGCCGGTGCTGTTCCAGGGCGGCGTCGCGGCCAACAAAGGCATGAAGCGGGCCTTTGAAGAGGCGCTGGGCCTTGAGGTCATCGTGCCGCCCCATTTTGGCGTCATGGGGGCCATTGGCGCCGCGCTGCTGGCCAGGGAACACATGACCGATAATAAAAATACCGCCTTCCGCGGCTTCGGCGTCGCCGATTTCGTCTACCAGCCGCGCAGTTTCGAGTGCGGCGGCTGTCCAAATTTGTGCGAAGTAATCGAAATCGGCCTTAACGGCCAGGTAGTGGCCCGCTGGGGCGACCAGTGCGGCAAATGGGCAAACAGCGTGAACAAGCAAGGATGA